A stretch of the Papaver somniferum cultivar HN1 chromosome 6, ASM357369v1, whole genome shotgun sequence genome encodes the following:
- the LOC113290424 gene encoding uncharacterized protein LOC113290424 encodes MPKILIDRGTSVEILFYETLKQMGLKDECLIPSNYHIFGSNGSSARPRGEVALEVRVGKILTLTTFCVVDVILPYTSIVGRSWIHGIKGVASTYHQRIRFPIPDGIAEVIGDSGEAKYCYNMDVQKGEKKVNSPKAKKERAKHAKGQTEINAYTVETNKTKSSGDMSIQTSDIPMEPL; translated from the coding sequence ATGCCGAAAATATTGATTGACAGAGGAACTTCCGTTGAGATCTTGTTTTACGAGACGTTAAAACAAATGGGCCTCAAAGACGAATGCCTTATACCATCTAACTATCACATATTTGGTTCCAATGGCTCGTCCGCTCGTCCGAGAGGAGAGGTAGCCCTGGAGGTTCGTGTGGGAAAAATCCTCACCCTCACCACATTCTGTGTTGTGGACGTAATATTACCATACACATCCATTGTTGGGAGATCTTGGATCCATGGGATCAAAGGAGTTGCATCAACTTATCATCAGAGAATAAGGTTTCCAATACCCGATGGGATCGCGGAGGTCATTGGAGACTCAGGCGAGGCTAAGTACTGTTACAACATGGACGTACAAAAAGGCGAAAAGAAGGTCAATTCCCCTAAAGCAAAGAAGGAAAGAGCCAAGCATGCTAAGGGCCAGACTGAAATCAATGCTTACACGGtggaaacaaacaaaacaaagagTTCAGGCGATATGTCAATCCAAACCTCGGACATTCCTATGGAGCCATTATAG
- the LOC113290425 gene encoding alkane hydroxylase MAH1-like: MVNLSKSFTPAAIFLGLFIFFFSVGIFLKKNSKAIYQNWLFIGSLPTIIRNSKRLLKGVNGIFISLDGRGSFFINGPIFSKLKYFVTCHPKNIEYILKTDFDNFPKGPDFMQIFDPLGDGILTVDSDAWKVLRRMAHTAFIASEFKDLLSNMSRKIAEEQLVPLLAHVAETGSIIDLQEVCARFTFDVNMNAAFGVHENYLSTELPSNDFAEATEQVQKALLYRHILPMFLWKLMRVFNIGWEKETTKALKIIDAHIYQLISQKRSDLFQGIKSFDLLSSHIKTQAQMVSTNISSLPTKNDDKFLRDTMFSLFLAGKDALASGLIWFFWLVSKTPAAEAKIFEELKVLYSSKKREPPQETHGWPYVFDARDLSELIYLHAAICESLRLYPPVPLNSKTVLKEVVLPDGSLVKPGMQIIISSYAVGRMSWIWGEDCRKFKPERWIDDDGRLIRHENMSKFVTFNLGPRTCLGKDMAFTQIKAVAAAILFNFHVEVLGGQVIVPKPAITLHMENGLKVKLRKRVIC; encoded by the coding sequence ATGGTTAACTTATCCAAGTCATTTACGCCTGCTGCAATTTTCTTAgggttgtttatcttcttcttctctgtaggTATCTTCCTTAAGAAAAATAGTAAAGCCATCTATCAAAACTGGCTTTTCATTGGATCCCTTCCAACGATTATACGGAATTCTAAACGCTTACTTAAGGGGGTTAATGGAATATTTATTTCACTCGACGGCAGAGGTTCTTTCTTCATTAATGGACCTATCTTCTCAAAACTCAAATACTTTGTTACTTGTCACCCTAAAAACATTGAGTATATACTTAAAACCGATTTCGACAATTTTCCTAAAGGTCCAGATTTCATGCAAATTTTTGATCCACTAGGTGATGGAATCCTCACTGTTGATTCTGATGCTTGGAAGGTACTGAGAAGAATGGCTCACACTGCATTTATAGCGAGTGAGTTTAAGGATTTATTGTCTAACATGAGCCGTAAAATTGCAGAAGAACAATTAGTTCCATTATTAGCTCATGTGGCTGAAACTGGATCCATCATTGATTTGCAAGAAGTGTGTGCCAGATTTACTTTCGATGTCAACATGAACGCTGCATTTGGAGTGCATGAAAATTACCTCTCAACTGAGCTTCCTTCAAATGATTTCGCTGAAGCTACTGAACAAGTACAAAAAGCTTTACTTTATCGCCATATTCTGCCAATGTTTTTGTGGAAGCTAATGCGCGTATTCAATATTGGTTGGGAGAAAGAGACAACCAAAGCTCTTAAAATAATAGATGCACACATCTATCAACTTATTTCTCAGAAGAGGAGTGACTTGTTTCAAGGAATAAAAAGTTTCGATCTCTTATCGTCTCACATCAAAACTCAAGCACAAATGGTCAGTACCAATATCTCTTCTTTGCCAACTAAAAATGATGACAAATTCCTCAGGGATACCATGTTCAGTTTGTTTCTGGCCGGGAAGGATGCGTTAGCATCTGGTCTCATTTGGTTCTTCTGGTTGGTTTCCAAGACCCCTGCAGCGGAGGCGAAAATCTTTGAAGAATTGAAAGTGTTATATTCCTCCAAAAAGAGAGAACCACCGCAGGAGACCCATGGATGGCCATATGTTTTTGATGCACGCGATTTAAGTGAGCTAATTTATTTGCATGCAGCCATATGTGAATCGCTAAGATTATACCCACCGGTTCCTCTAAATAGTAAAACCGTTTTAAAAGAAGTTGTGCTTCCAGACGGTAGCTTAGTAAAACCAGGAATGCAGATAATAATCTCAAGCTATGCAGTTGGAAGAATGTCATGGATTTGGGGTGAAGATTGTCGGAAATTTAAGCCAGAGAGATGGATAGATGATGATGGGAGGCTAATTCGCCACGAAAACATGTCTAAATTCGTTACGTTCAATTTAGGGCCAAGGACTTGTTTAGGTAAAGATATGGCATTTACACAAATCAAGGCTGTCGCCGCAGCTATTCTCTTCAACTTTCATGTTGAAGTACTGGGAGGCCAGGTTATTGTCCCTAAACCGGCTATTACGCTTCATATGGAGAATGGATTGAAAGTCAAGCTACGAAAGAGAGTTATTTGTTAA